One Rhodococcus sp. P1Y DNA window includes the following coding sequences:
- the gcvT gene encoding glycine cleavage system aminomethyltransferase GcvT, whose amino-acid sequence MSAAELVHGPAHGAHVELGATFAPFGGWEMPVSYSGVVAEHKAVRQSVGVFDVSHLGKALVSGPGAAEFVNGALTNDLGRVGPAKAQYTLCCTESGGVVDDLIAYYVSPDEVFLVPNAANTAAVVAALTADAPDGVSVIDQHRDFGVLAVQGPGSRAIVEQLGVPVDMEYMAFVDALWNGKPVRVCRTGYTGEHGYELLPDWAGTEALFRALVELVRAGGGEVAGLGARDTLRTEMGYPLHGHELSLDISPLQARCGWAVGWKKDRFWGKAALTAEKEVGPSRVLRGVKALDRGVPRQGQTVLRDGVAVGVTTSGTFSPSLGIGIALALIDSSAELAAGDLVEVDVRGRALRCEIVAPPFVSVNTK is encoded by the coding sequence ATGAGTGCAGCCGAACTTGTCCACGGTCCCGCCCACGGCGCCCACGTCGAACTCGGTGCCACATTCGCGCCGTTCGGAGGCTGGGAAATGCCGGTCTCCTACTCGGGCGTGGTCGCCGAACACAAAGCGGTACGGCAGTCCGTCGGAGTGTTCGACGTCAGCCACCTCGGAAAGGCGCTCGTCAGTGGCCCCGGCGCCGCGGAGTTCGTGAACGGCGCCCTGACAAACGATCTCGGTAGGGTCGGGCCAGCTAAGGCCCAATACACACTGTGCTGCACCGAATCCGGTGGCGTAGTAGACGATCTGATCGCCTACTACGTCAGCCCCGACGAGGTGTTCCTCGTTCCGAATGCAGCAAACACCGCTGCTGTCGTCGCGGCGTTGACCGCCGATGCGCCGGACGGGGTCAGCGTGATCGATCAACACCGTGACTTCGGAGTTCTCGCGGTGCAGGGGCCGGGCTCGCGCGCCATCGTCGAGCAACTCGGCGTCCCCGTGGATATGGAGTACATGGCGTTCGTCGACGCGCTGTGGAACGGGAAGCCGGTTCGTGTGTGTCGCACCGGATACACCGGTGAGCACGGATACGAGCTCCTTCCCGACTGGGCGGGTACCGAGGCGTTGTTTCGTGCGCTCGTCGAACTCGTCCGCGCCGGCGGCGGAGAGGTCGCCGGTCTAGGCGCACGAGACACGCTGCGGACCGAGATGGGATACCCGCTGCACGGTCACGAACTGTCACTCGATATCTCGCCGCTCCAGGCGCGGTGCGGATGGGCAGTCGGCTGGAAGAAGGATCGATTCTGGGGCAAGGCGGCCCTGACTGCAGAGAAAGAGGTAGGCCCGTCGCGGGTGCTACGGGGCGTCAAGGCTCTCGACCGCGGAGTCCCACGACAGGGCCAAACGGTGCTGCGCGACGGTGTTGCAGTGGGTGTCACGACGTCGGGCACGTTCTCGCCCTCCCTCGGAATCGGAATCGCGTTGGCACTGATCGATTCGAGCGCCGAGCTTGCCGCGGGAGACCTCGTCGAGGTCGACGTGCGCGGCCGTGCTCTGCGGTGCGAGATCGTAGCTCCGCCGTTCGTTTCG